A genomic segment from Pollutimonas thiosulfatoxidans encodes:
- a CDS encoding ribbon-helix-helix protein, CopG family, giving the protein MESKTARLTVLIDPSNKKAFERLCASQDITPSQVVRQLIRDYLAQHDVAYGKAAAVRNPQVKNPTE; this is encoded by the coding sequence ATGGAAAGCAAAACCGCAAGACTCACCGTCCTGATCGACCCCAGCAACAAGAAAGCCTTTGAGCGTCTTTGTGCCAGCCAGGACATCACGCCGTCTCAAGTGGTGCGTCAGTTGATTCGCGACTACCTCGCCCAGCATGATGTCGCCTACGGCAAGGCCGCCGCAGTGCGCAACCCACAGGTTAAAAACCCCACTGAATAA
- a CDS encoding disulfide bond formation protein B, with the protein MASNYFRDDSSTLSHALNALALAGVCAILLMAFIWQLAFNELPCPLCLLQRAAFVMIGIGLILNLRFGPSPLHYAMVITSAMAGAFASGRQVLLHIAPGDTGYGSPFLGLHFYTWAFIACIAFVLYSCMMLALDRRSADQSIPRRTRGLVSAVMWLFVFLVAANVVSTLLECGFGACPDDPVSYLWIR; encoded by the coding sequence ATGGCTAGCAATTATTTTCGCGACGATTCCTCGACCCTGTCTCACGCGCTGAATGCGCTGGCGCTGGCCGGAGTATGCGCCATATTACTGATGGCGTTTATATGGCAACTGGCTTTCAATGAATTGCCCTGCCCCTTATGCCTGCTGCAGCGCGCCGCCTTTGTAATGATAGGCATAGGCCTGATTCTGAACCTGCGTTTCGGTCCTTCGCCCCTGCATTACGCCATGGTGATTACCTCCGCAATGGCGGGCGCCTTCGCCTCGGGCCGACAGGTGCTGCTGCACATTGCACCAGGCGATACCGGCTATGGTTCACCGTTTCTGGGCTTGCATTTTTACACCTGGGCCTTCATCGCGTGCATCGCATTCGTGCTTTACAGCTGCATGATGCTGGCCCTGGATCGACGTAGTGCCGATCAATCCATACCACGCCGTACCCGCGGCCTGGTCAGTGCCGTCATGTGGCTGTTTGTTTTTCTTGTCGCAGCCAATGTCGTGTCTACCTTGCTGGAGTGCGGGTTTGGGGCCTGCCCGGATGACCCGGTCAGTTATCTATGGATACGCTGA
- a CDS encoding DUF5993 family protein — protein MIMMLPFLTGLLAAFCGVRGQRRLCISLWLLTVLIFAAWCDFHMTDPLGFSL, from the coding sequence ATGATCATGATGTTGCCTTTCCTTACCGGCCTGCTCGCGGCCTTTTGCGGCGTGCGCGGGCAGCGGCGCCTATGCATTTCGTTGTGGTTGTTGACCGTGCTGATTTTCGCGGCATGGTGCGATTTCCACATGACTGATCCGCTCGGCTTTTCACTGTAG
- a CDS encoding lipoyl protein ligase domain-containing protein: MFFKLVSPGGGPADARHDERLIALAAEEGPTAMVWQAQQGLVVPRNYQRYATFGPTNEAFARGGWPVTVRQSGGGIVPQGPGIINFSLAYAVDGKPLDHSDQAYQLICDLISDTLAQAGVACRPQAVEGSFCDGRYNLAVDSDSGPRKIAGTAQLWRRHTLADGSGFRQVVLVHALIIAQADIQTMNDMANRYEAALGSDKRYQLGRLAQVADYGNWPTRTEAGITGWLMETLAVKTATIRPQ, translated from the coding sequence ATGTTCTTCAAGCTTGTTTCCCCCGGTGGTGGGCCGGCTGACGCTCGCCACGACGAACGCTTGATCGCGCTGGCGGCTGAAGAGGGACCGACAGCCATGGTATGGCAGGCGCAGCAAGGGCTGGTGGTACCACGCAACTACCAGCGCTACGCAACGTTCGGCCCAACCAATGAGGCCTTCGCGCGCGGGGGGTGGCCGGTCACCGTCCGGCAGTCGGGCGGCGGCATCGTGCCGCAAGGCCCGGGCATCATTAATTTCAGTCTGGCTTACGCGGTAGACGGCAAGCCGCTGGATCACAGTGATCAAGCCTACCAACTTATTTGCGACCTCATCAGCGACACGCTGGCGCAAGCGGGCGTGGCGTGCCGGCCGCAAGCCGTGGAGGGATCGTTCTGCGATGGGCGGTATAACCTGGCCGTCGACAGCGACAGCGGGCCAAGGAAAATTGCAGGTACTGCACAATTATGGCGCCGTCATACCTTGGCCGATGGGTCGGGGTTTCGTCAGGTCGTGCTGGTCCATGCCTTGATCATTGCACAGGCCGACATCCAGACCATGAACGACATGGCCAACCGCTACGAAGCCGCTTTGGGCAGTGACAAGCGCTATCAGCTCGGCCGCTTGGCCCAGGTTGCCGATTACGGCAATTGGCCAACGCGTACCGAGGCGGGAATTACTGGCTGGCTTATGGAAACACTGGCGGTAAAAACCGCCACTATTCGTCCTCAATGA
- a CDS encoding TM2 domain-containing protein has protein sequence MLQKIILALAVFIIILVALTFGEAIAYQAFAWISHITGLVIHNFSDIYYAIKGYINIHVGKVVVALLLTVPISWWIIKSKGDELQKLTNRRKMAIVLAIFLGWLGAHRFYLGQIGWGIVFLILLYFFAPLAIVAGFIDAIRYLFMSDEEFLPLRV, from the coding sequence ATGCTGCAAAAAATCATACTGGCCCTGGCCGTATTCATCATTATTCTTGTTGCACTGACCTTTGGCGAAGCGATCGCCTATCAGGCCTTTGCCTGGATCTCGCATATCACCGGACTGGTGATCCACAACTTCTCGGACATCTATTACGCCATCAAGGGCTATATCAACATCCATGTCGGCAAGGTGGTCGTGGCCTTGCTGCTGACGGTGCCCATCAGTTGGTGGATCATCAAGAGCAAGGGCGACGAACTGCAGAAGCTTACCAACCGCCGCAAGATGGCAATCGTGCTGGCCATCTTCCTGGGGTGGCTGGGAGCACACCGCTTCTACCTGGGCCAGATCGGCTGGGGCATTGTGTTCCTGATCTTGCTTTATTTCTTTGCTCCGCTGGCTATCGTCGCCGGATTCATCGACGCCATCCGCTATCTCTTCATGAGCGACGAAGAATTCCTTCCGCTGCGCGTTTGA
- a CDS encoding methyltransferase codes for MQLEWIEDGVSRQAKWPTELLGAAPKRLVVGDDTLSADAAYRLATQGSAIVWRGDFHNARQLLQGLARRVDKPRKPPRPGKAKAEEPSDTPLDRFNRHRLRQSQRTDLLNRLLIPIQADGHIPLRRAPDVADACREALGPIREDHLLPLRALQGIIGAHEWRKKGVAVPTLPLPIHVHYGVFSPVRGEYLELVATAPLPSTELAFDVGTGSGVLAALLAQRGVRRVVATDQDPRALACASDNLRAMGLEKVVTLQQTDMFPAGSSPLIVCNPPWIPARPTTSLEHAIYDPDSRMLLAFLNGLSAHLTPQGEGWLIMSDLAEHLGLRSAEFLTDAIAAAGLRVVDRLQARPKHPKAADESDPLHAARRLEVTSLWRLTRRNTG; via the coding sequence ATGCAGCTTGAATGGATAGAAGATGGCGTCAGCCGCCAGGCAAAATGGCCCACTGAATTACTGGGCGCTGCACCCAAGCGCCTGGTGGTCGGTGACGACACGCTAAGCGCCGACGCCGCCTACCGCCTGGCCACACAAGGCAGCGCCATCGTATGGCGCGGCGACTTTCACAACGCCCGTCAATTGCTGCAAGGCCTGGCCCGGCGAGTGGACAAGCCTCGCAAGCCACCACGACCGGGCAAGGCCAAGGCCGAAGAGCCGTCAGACACACCGCTGGACCGCTTCAACCGCCATCGACTACGGCAATCGCAGCGTACCGATTTGTTGAACCGCCTGCTGATACCGATACAGGCAGATGGCCACATACCCCTGCGCCGCGCCCCCGATGTTGCAGATGCATGCCGCGAAGCGCTAGGCCCGATTCGGGAAGATCACCTGCTTCCATTACGCGCGCTGCAAGGCATCATCGGCGCGCACGAGTGGCGCAAGAAAGGCGTAGCCGTGCCGACCTTGCCGCTGCCCATACATGTGCACTACGGCGTGTTCTCTCCCGTGCGGGGCGAATACCTGGAGCTGGTGGCCACCGCCCCCTTGCCGTCGACTGAACTGGCTTTCGATGTAGGTACCGGCAGCGGCGTGCTCGCCGCCCTGCTGGCGCAGCGGGGCGTGCGCCGGGTGGTCGCCACGGACCAGGATCCGCGCGCGCTGGCGTGTGCCAGCGATAACCTACGGGCCATGGGCCTGGAAAAAGTCGTCACGCTGCAGCAGACCGACATGTTTCCCGCAGGCAGCAGCCCGCTGATCGTGTGTAACCCCCCGTGGATACCGGCCCGTCCGACCACATCGCTAGAACATGCCATCTATGATCCGGACAGTCGCATGCTGCTGGCTTTCCTGAACGGCCTGTCGGCGCACCTGACGCCGCAAGGCGAAGGCTGGCTGATCATGTCGGACCTGGCTGAACATTTAGGCTTGCGTAGCGCTGAGTTTTTGACTGACGCCATTGCCGCAGCGGGCCTGCGGGTGGTGGACAGATTGCAGGCCCGCCCAAAACACCCCAAGGCTGCGGATGAGTCCGATCCGCTGCATGCGGCGCGTCGGCTGGAAGTGACCTCATTGTGGCGCCTGACTCGGCGCAATACTGGGTAA
- the glpK gene encoding glycerol kinase GlpK — MTYLLALDQGTSSSRSIVFDKEGSIVALAQREITQIYPEPGWVEHDPMEIWQTQLATAREAIAKAGLQASDIHAIGITNQRETTLVWNRKTGQPIYNAIVWQDRRAEPTCAELRAQGLDSVIQQKTGLRIDAYFSGTKLKWILDHVPDARTLAIKGELAFGTVDSWLIWQLTKGQIHTTDVSNASRTMLFNVHDNEWDAELMQLLDVNPAMMPRVLPSSAEFGAVQADLLGHAIPICGVAGDQQSALFGQACFTEGMAKNTYGTGCFMLMHTGTKFEISNNGLVTTSAAQTSGQTEYAMEGSVFVAGAVVQWLRDGLNAIEKSSQIEALALSVPDAGGVMVVPAFTGLGAPYWKPDARGTITGLTRGSTMAHIARAALDSIAYQSAALLKAMSRDAVAAGAAPLTELRVDGGACVNDLLMQFQADLLGIPVVRPTMVETTALGAAYLAGLTSGVYADKQALSALWQVERRFTPQLPADEADALMARWEHAVRQACTD, encoded by the coding sequence ATGACCTACCTACTTGCACTTGACCAAGGGACGTCCAGCTCCCGCAGTATCGTCTTCGACAAAGAAGGCAGCATCGTCGCGCTGGCCCAAAGGGAGATCACGCAGATTTATCCGGAGCCGGGCTGGGTGGAACACGACCCGATGGAGATCTGGCAAACGCAGCTGGCCACGGCACGCGAAGCGATAGCCAAGGCCGGCTTGCAAGCCTCGGACATTCATGCAATAGGCATTACCAACCAACGCGAGACCACGCTGGTCTGGAACCGCAAGACCGGCCAGCCCATCTACAACGCCATCGTCTGGCAGGACAGACGCGCCGAGCCGACCTGCGCCGAGCTGCGCGCCCAAGGCCTGGACAGCGTGATTCAACAGAAAACCGGTTTGCGCATCGACGCGTATTTCTCGGGCACCAAGCTTAAATGGATACTGGACCACGTGCCCGACGCGCGCACACTGGCCATCAAGGGTGAGCTTGCCTTCGGTACGGTGGACAGCTGGCTGATCTGGCAATTGACCAAGGGGCAGATCCACACCACCGACGTCAGCAATGCGTCGCGCACCATGCTGTTCAATGTCCACGATAACGAATGGGATGCCGAACTGATGCAGTTGCTGGACGTGAACCCCGCCATGATGCCGCGGGTATTGCCGTCCAGCGCCGAGTTCGGCGCCGTCCAGGCAGACCTGCTGGGTCACGCCATACCAATATGTGGCGTGGCCGGCGACCAGCAAAGCGCGCTGTTCGGCCAGGCCTGCTTCACTGAAGGCATGGCAAAGAATACGTATGGAACCGGATGCTTCATGCTGATGCACACCGGCACCAAGTTCGAAATTTCAAATAACGGCCTGGTAACCACCAGCGCGGCACAAACCAGCGGGCAGACCGAGTACGCCATGGAAGGCAGCGTGTTCGTGGCGGGCGCGGTTGTGCAATGGCTGCGGGACGGCTTGAACGCCATCGAGAAAAGCAGCCAGATCGAAGCGCTGGCGCTAAGTGTGCCCGATGCGGGCGGCGTCATGGTGGTGCCGGCCTTTACCGGATTGGGCGCCCCTTATTGGAAGCCGGATGCGCGAGGCACCATCACTGGCCTGACACGCGGCAGCACCATGGCGCATATCGCCCGCGCCGCGCTGGACAGCATTGCGTATCAAAGCGCGGCCCTGCTCAAGGCCATGAGCCGCGATGCGGTTGCTGCAGGCGCAGCGCCGCTGACCGAGCTGCGCGTCGATGGCGGCGCTTGCGTCAATGATTTACTGATGCAGTTCCAGGCCGACCTGCTGGGCATACCGGTAGTGCGTCCCACCATGGTCGAGACCACCGCCTTGGGTGCCGCATATCTGGCCGGATTGACCAGCGGTGTCTACGCAGACAAGCAGGCGCTGTCCGCCCTCTGGCAGGTAGAACGCCGCTTTACCCCGCAATTGCCCGCGGACGAAGCCGACGCCCTGATGGCGCGCTGGGAGCATGCCGTACGTCAGGCGTGTACCGATTGA
- a CDS encoding DeoR/GlpR family DNA-binding transcription regulator: protein MNPNPRQLKLLQHVHERHSSTVDELASRLGVTVQTVRRDVQRLSESGLLARFHGGVRLLNSTIENIAHHQRENLHAEGKRRIAQSVARAVPNDCSLLINIGTTTEAIAKALMHHTGLRVITNNINVAAILSRNQNCEVIVAGGVVRPRDHGIVGEATVDFIRQFKVDIALIGISGVEADGSLRDYDYREVKVSQAIISHAREVWLAADVSKFNRPAMVRVAHLGDVDRLFTDDAPPAPFPDLLAHAQVHCSVAADPAL, encoded by the coding sequence ATGAACCCGAACCCTCGTCAGCTCAAGCTCCTGCAGCACGTCCACGAACGTCATTCCAGTACCGTGGACGAACTGGCCAGCCGCTTGGGGGTGACAGTTCAAACGGTAAGACGCGACGTGCAGCGCCTGTCGGAATCCGGCTTATTGGCGCGCTTCCATGGCGGCGTGCGACTGCTGAATTCCACGATAGAAAACATCGCTCACCATCAGCGCGAGAACCTGCATGCCGAGGGCAAGCGGCGCATCGCCCAGTCTGTGGCACGCGCCGTCCCCAATGATTGTTCGCTACTGATTAATATCGGCACCACCACCGAGGCCATCGCCAAGGCTTTGATGCATCACACAGGCTTGCGGGTGATCACCAACAACATCAATGTGGCGGCCATCCTGAGCCGCAATCAGAACTGCGAAGTGATCGTGGCTGGCGGCGTCGTCAGGCCGCGCGATCACGGCATAGTGGGCGAAGCCACGGTAGATTTCATCCGCCAGTTCAAGGTGGACATTGCGCTGATTGGTATTTCGGGCGTCGAAGCGGATGGCTCGCTGCGCGACTACGATTACCGCGAAGTGAAGGTGTCGCAGGCGATTATTTCGCATGCTCGCGAGGTATGGCTGGCCGCCGACGTCAGCAAGTTCAATCGGCCAGCCATGGTACGGGTGGCACATCTGGGTGATGTCGATCGGCTGTTTACCGATGACGCCCCGCCCGCACCGTTTCCCGACTTGCTTGCCCACGCCCAAGTGCACTGCAGCGTGGCGGCCGACCCTGCCTTGTAG
- a CDS encoding ABC transporter ATP-binding protein, protein MQLGLEAISKAVGSEQWLYEMSLHPQASAVTVLLGATQSGKTTLMRIMAGLDGPSTGKVTVDGVDVTGQSVRKRNVAMVYQQFINYPSLTVAQNIGSPLKLRGEKNIEAQVRALADKLHIAPFLQRLPAELSGGQQQRVALARALAKRAPLMLLDEPLVNLDYKLREELREELGQFFSSGEATVIYATTEPGEALLLGGYTAVLDKGELLQYGPTAEVFHLPKSVRVARAFSDPPMNFFQAFPVPGGVQLPRSVLLPLALPSGANAQNKDLTVGLRASALRLQFREGDLSVHGKVLLAEISGSDTFVHVGSDIGDLVAQVAGVHHFEIGANATLHFAPSAAYVFDIDGELLLAPTQARSD, encoded by the coding sequence ATGCAGTTGGGCCTGGAGGCAATCAGCAAGGCAGTCGGCAGCGAGCAGTGGCTCTACGAGATGAGCCTGCATCCGCAGGCCAGCGCCGTGACGGTTCTGCTTGGCGCCACGCAGTCTGGCAAAACCACGCTGATGCGCATCATGGCCGGCCTGGACGGCCCCAGTACCGGCAAGGTAACTGTCGATGGTGTAGATGTCACCGGCCAGTCGGTCCGCAAGCGCAATGTGGCCATGGTGTACCAACAGTTCATCAACTATCCCTCGCTTACCGTGGCGCAAAACATCGGTTCGCCGCTAAAGCTGCGCGGCGAAAAGAACATAGAAGCGCAGGTCCGTGCGCTGGCCGACAAACTTCATATCGCTCCCTTCCTGCAGCGCTTGCCCGCCGAACTGTCGGGCGGGCAACAGCAGCGCGTGGCGCTGGCCCGGGCATTGGCCAAGAGGGCGCCCCTGATGTTGCTCGACGAGCCGCTGGTCAATCTGGACTACAAGTTGCGCGAAGAGTTGCGCGAAGAGCTGGGCCAGTTTTTCAGCAGCGGCGAAGCGACCGTCATCTATGCCACGACCGAGCCAGGCGAAGCCTTGCTCTTGGGCGGCTACACCGCCGTGCTCGATAAGGGTGAGCTGCTTCAATACGGTCCCACGGCCGAGGTCTTTCATTTACCCAAGTCGGTCCGGGTTGCACGAGCCTTCAGCGATCCGCCCATGAATTTTTTCCAGGCGTTTCCCGTGCCGGGCGGCGTGCAATTGCCGCGCTCAGTGCTGCTGCCCCTGGCCTTGCCCAGCGGTGCCAATGCACAAAACAAGGACTTGACGGTCGGTTTACGCGCCAGCGCCTTGCGCTTGCAGTTTCGTGAGGGCGATCTCTCCGTCCACGGTAAAGTTCTTCTGGCCGAAATTTCAGGGTCCGACACCTTTGTGCACGTGGGCAGCGACATCGGCGATCTGGTCGCTCAGGTAGCCGGCGTCCATCATTTCGAGATCGGCGCAAATGCCACCTTGCATTTTGCGCCATCGGCCGCCTACGTCTTTGACATTGACGGTGAGCTGCTGCTTGCGCCCACCCAGGCAAGGAGCGACTGA
- a CDS encoding ABC transporter ATP-binding protein — MARIELDISHSYKPRPQSDDDYALLPLKMSFNDGGAYALLGPSGCGKTTMLNIISGLISPSQGTVHFDGVDKTDATPQQRNIAQVFQFPVIYDTMTVGENLAFPLRNRKVPAARIKERVGQIAEMLEMSHQLGQRAAGLSADAKQKISLGRGLVRDDVSAVLFDEPLTVIDPHLKWQLRRKLKQIHRELKLTLIYVTHDQIEALTFAEQIIVMSQGRVVQVGTPEALFERPAHTFVGHFIGSPGMNLLPMDTVAGGVNIAGQDVGAPAGTAVPQGKLTLGIRPEYLRMADIGTAGVVKATVEKVQNIGTCHLLTASVGQHLLRARLPLEQNPPAPGTVAGFAVLGPHSCFYKNEELIA; from the coding sequence ATGGCCCGTATCGAGCTCGATATTTCGCACTCCTACAAGCCCCGGCCGCAAAGCGATGACGACTACGCCTTGCTGCCGCTCAAGATGAGCTTCAACGATGGCGGTGCCTACGCCTTGCTGGGCCCTTCCGGTTGCGGCAAGACAACGATGCTCAACATCATCTCCGGCCTGATCAGCCCGTCGCAAGGGACTGTTCATTTCGACGGTGTGGACAAGACGGACGCCACGCCGCAACAGCGCAACATCGCGCAGGTATTTCAGTTTCCGGTCATCTACGACACCATGACAGTGGGCGAGAACCTGGCCTTTCCGCTACGCAATCGGAAAGTGCCGGCAGCACGCATCAAAGAGCGGGTGGGGCAGATTGCCGAGATGCTCGAGATGAGCCATCAGCTTGGACAACGGGCCGCCGGATTGTCGGCCGACGCCAAGCAAAAGATTTCGCTGGGTCGCGGCCTGGTGCGCGACGACGTGTCGGCCGTGCTGTTTGACGAACCGCTAACCGTTATCGATCCTCACCTGAAGTGGCAATTGCGTCGCAAGCTCAAGCAGATTCACCGCGAACTGAAGCTCACGCTTATTTATGTCACGCACGATCAGATCGAGGCCTTGACCTTTGCCGAGCAGATCATCGTGATGTCGCAGGGCAGGGTGGTGCAGGTCGGTACGCCCGAGGCGCTGTTCGAGCGCCCCGCGCACACCTTCGTTGGCCACTTCATAGGATCACCGGGCATGAACCTCCTGCCCATGGACACCGTAGCGGGCGGCGTGAACATTGCGGGGCAGGACGTTGGCGCGCCCGCAGGCACCGCTGTGCCGCAGGGCAAGCTCACATTGGGCATACGCCCCGAATACCTGCGCATGGCCGATATCGGTACTGCTGGCGTCGTCAAGGCCACGGTCGAAAAGGTGCAGAACATCGGAACCTGCCATTTGCTCACCGCCAGCGTCGGGCAGCACCTGTTGCGAGCCCGCTTGCCGCTGGAGCAGAATCCTCCCGCGCCGGGAACGGTGGCAGGTTTCGCCGTGCTGGGGCCGCATTCCTGCTTCTATAAAAACGAGGAGCTCATCGCATGA
- a CDS encoding carbohydrate ABC transporter permease, whose product MSQYVKPVNQKAWWLILPVCLCVAFSAIIPLMTVVNYSVQDVFSPTRAVFVGTEWFTNVMRDEALHAALLRQLGFSLSVLAIEIPLGVLLALSMPAAGWRASAVLVMVALSLLIPWNVVGTIWQIFGRTDIGLFGRALTMLDIDYSYASNPTQAWLTVLLMDVWHWTPLVALLAYAGLRSIPDAYYQAASIDGASRLAVFRYIQLPKMRGVLMIAVLLRFMDSFMIYTEPFVLTGGGPGDATTFLSQYLTQKAVGQFDLGPAAAFSLIYFLIILVFCFILYSWMLRVGTQDKGVEHE is encoded by the coding sequence ATGAGTCAATACGTGAAGCCGGTCAATCAGAAGGCCTGGTGGTTGATATTGCCAGTGTGTCTGTGTGTGGCGTTCTCGGCCATCATCCCGCTGATGACGGTCGTGAACTATTCCGTGCAGGACGTCTTCTCGCCGACACGCGCCGTCTTCGTGGGAACAGAATGGTTCACCAACGTGATGCGCGACGAGGCCCTGCATGCTGCCTTGCTGCGACAGCTGGGCTTTTCGCTGTCCGTGCTGGCCATCGAGATTCCGCTGGGAGTGCTGTTGGCGCTGTCCATGCCGGCTGCGGGCTGGCGCGCCTCGGCCGTGCTTGTCATGGTGGCCTTGTCCCTGCTTATTCCCTGGAACGTGGTTGGCACAATCTGGCAGATTTTCGGCCGCACCGACATCGGCCTGTTCGGGCGGGCGCTGACCATGCTGGACATAGACTATAGCTACGCCAGCAACCCCACTCAGGCCTGGCTGACCGTGCTGCTGATGGATGTCTGGCACTGGACGCCCCTGGTGGCCTTGCTGGCCTATGCCGGCCTGCGTTCCATACCTGATGCCTATTACCAGGCTGCCAGCATTGATGGCGCGAGCCGGCTGGCGGTGTTCCGGTACATACAGCTGCCCAAGATGCGCGGCGTATTGATGATCGCCGTCTTGCTGCGCTTCATGGACAGCTTCATGATTTATACCGAGCCCTTCGTGCTGACAGGGGGCGGCCCGGGTGATGCAACGACTTTCCTTAGCCAGTACCTGACGCAAAAGGCGGTGGGCCAGTTTGATCTGGGCCCCGCAGCGGCTTTCTCGCTGATTTATTTCCTGATCATCCTGGTGTTCTGCTTCATTCTTTACAGCTGGATGCTGCGGGTGGGCACGCAAGACAAGGGGGTGGAGCATGAATAA
- a CDS encoding carbohydrate ABC transporter permease, with the protein MNNKKRFRLRSIFLVLYLLFAMLPIYWMVNMSFKTNAGILSSFSLLPEHFTLANYVTIFTDRSWYSGYINSLIYVALNTVMSLTVALPAAYAFSRYRFLGDKHIFFWLLTNRMTPPAVFLLPFFQLYSTMGLMDTYWAVALAHLVFNVPLAVWILEGFMSGVPREIDETAYIDGYSFPRFFLTIFLPLIKSGVGVAAFFCFMFSWVELLLARTLTSVNAKPIVATMTRTVSASGMDWATLAAAGTLTIIPGAIVIWFVRHYIAKGFAMGRV; encoded by the coding sequence ATGAATAACAAGAAGCGGTTCCGCCTGCGCAGCATCTTCCTCGTCCTGTACCTGCTGTTTGCCATGCTGCCCATCTACTGGATGGTCAACATGAGCTTCAAGACCAATGCCGGCATTTTGTCCAGCTTTTCCTTGTTGCCCGAGCACTTCACGCTGGCCAACTACGTAACGATCTTCACTGACCGATCCTGGTATAGCGGCTATATCAACAGTCTGATCTATGTTGCGCTCAACACGGTGATGTCGCTTACCGTGGCGCTGCCGGCAGCCTACGCGTTCTCGCGCTACCGCTTCCTGGGCGACAAGCACATTTTCTTTTGGCTGCTGACCAACCGCATGACGCCGCCGGCGGTTTTCCTGCTGCCCTTCTTCCAGTTGTATTCCACGATGGGCTTGATGGACACCTATTGGGCCGTGGCCCTGGCGCACCTGGTCTTCAATGTGCCACTGGCCGTGTGGATACTGGAAGGCTTCATGAGCGGCGTCCCGCGCGAGATCGACGAAACCGCCTATATCGACGGCTATAGCTTTCCGCGTTTCTTCCTGACCATCTTTCTGCCCTTGATTAAATCCGGCGTCGGCGTCGCAGCGTTTTTCTGCTTCATGTTCAGTTGGGTCGAGCTGCTGCTGGCCCGCACCCTGACCAGCGTGAACGCCAAGCCCATCGTGGCAACCATGACCCGCACGGTATCCGCGTCAGGAATGGATTGGGCAACCCTGGCGGCAGCCGGTACGCTCACCATCATCCCCGGCGCCATCGTCATCTGGTTCGTGCGGCACTACATTGCAAAGGGATTTGCAATGGGCCGCGTCTAA
- a CDS encoding DUF2160 domain-containing protein, with the protein MFSWMVWTPPTAIFFICIALMLAGMTIWELKSPTTLRKGFLPMATTRGDRLFIGLLVAAYINLGFLGLAGVIAERLGLQQEPSIWFSFVVSMVVLVLIMRKG; encoded by the coding sequence ATGTTTAGCTGGATGGTATGGACGCCGCCGACCGCAATCTTCTTCATCTGCATCGCCCTGATGCTGGCCGGGATGACGATCTGGGAACTGAAATCGCCAACCACCTTGCGCAAGGGTTTCCTGCCCATGGCAACCACGCGCGGCGACCGTCTGTTTATCGGCCTGCTGGTCGCCGCCTATATCAATCTTGGCTTTCTCGGGCTGGCTGGCGTCATCGCCGAGCGCCTGGGCTTGCAGCAAGAACCCAGTATCTGGTTCAGTTTTGTCGTGTCTATGGTGGTCCTCGTGCTGATCATGCGCAAGGGCTGA